Below is a window of bacterium DNA.
CCGTTGCCCTGCAGGTCCGCCGGGAGGACCACGCGGAAGTGCGCCGCCTCCTTGTAGAACTGCGGGGTGAACACCCAGAGCTGCTTGCCCTGGCCGTCGAGGGCCACCAGCCGGGAGTTCATGCAGGCGGCGACGACCGTGCGCTTGCCGTCACCGGCGAAGTCCACGCCTGCCAGGGCGTTGACCGGCGCGCCGCAGTCGGTCTTCCACAGCAGCTTGCCCTCGCCGGTGAAGCAGGTCACGGTGCCATCGCTGCTCCCGGCCAGCAGCTCGTTGCTGCCGTCGCCGTTGAGGTCGGCCGTCTGCAGCGCCTGGAACATATGGGTCGGCACTCCAGCGGCCTGCTTCTTCGCCAGGTCAATCTCCAGGCCCGGGCGGCTGCCCCAGAGCTGCAACTCGGCAACGTAGATGGCCGTGCCCGAACGCGGGGTCAGAGACAGCCGCAGTTGCTTCGCCTTGCCCGACAGCTCGAACGCATACGTCTCGGGCATGTGGGCCGGCAGGCCCCAGTTGGCGTGGTCGGCCGTGTCGGTCAGCTCAGCCAGCACGCGCCGGTCCGCCTTGAAGCCGTCATTGCTGCCCACAAGCTGCAGCTTGCCGAGCTGGAAGAGCTTGCCCTTGCTGGAGGAGGTCGCGAACCAGGCTTTCAGCACGAGGCGCTGCAGGTCGTAGACGTTGTCGAGGGCCAGGTCAATCGTGACCGGCTGGTCGTCGGCCCACATGACCCCGCCATCGGTGCTCAGCAGCTCACCGTCCACGAGGTTGTCCAGCGTGTTGGTCTTGTCCCCCGAGAAGACGTTCTGCGGCAGGGGCTCGGGGCTGCAGGACAGCTTCAGCCCGGCCTCGACCGCCTCGAAGGCGTTGGGGTTGTTGGTCAGCAGGTAGGAGGTGAGCTTCTGCGCGTACGACCACAGCGGCTGGAGAGCCGGGCCCTGTGTCGCGGCGCCACCCGCGGGCGCCGTGGGCGTGGCCGTGGCCACAGCCATGTTCATGAAGCCGCGGATCTCCTCGGCCGGGGCCTGGATGGGGCTGGTGGACCGGCTGACCTGCTGCTGGGTGCGCGGGCTCGTCCGCGCCGGGGTCTTCGCCACGATCTCACCGTTGGCCAGGTTCACCTCGGCATCGGCCCCCTCCGGGAACTTCCCCTGCCCGCCGAACAGGGCTGCATCGCGGACGCCCACGGCAATTCCCTTCTCCGGGGTGAACAGCGCCGCTCCCAGCGTCCCCTGCGCCTGGCCCAGCAGCGCAATGCGACCGTCCTTGTCCGGCAGGCCCACCATCACCGGGTCGCCTGCGCCCGAGATGACCGCCAGGTTGTCGCCCACGCGCGCGATCTTCAGTTGCGAGGGCTTGTCGCCCGAGGCCTGCAGGACGGTGAAGAGGTTGAACGTCTGCCCGGCCTGCAGGGACTTGTTGAACACGCTCTGCATCACCCGCACGACGGGCTTGCCGGCATACGGGTAGCTGGCCCAGTTCGCGCCGGTCAGCGCGTCATCGTCCAGCAGCACTCGGGCATCGGCCGTGGTCGCAAAGCGCGCCCACTGCCCGCCCTGCTCCACATCCATGGCGCTGCCGTTGATCTTGGCGTTGCCGACGGTCTGCCAGATGGCGCGGAAGCTGTAGTCGCCCGCCTGCTTCGCCACCATCTGGTCGGCCACGATGAACATCCGGTCCTTGAGCCAGATGATGTTGCGGCGCCAGTCCACGCCCGCGTAGTTGCGGTAGGTCGTCACCGACACGGCCGCCGAGGGCAGGTCGGTCACATGCTCCACCTCGACGAAGTCGGGGATGGTCGCCGACTGGCCGTCCTTGAGGATCAGCACCCCGTTGTGGTACTTGGGCAGGGACTTGATGTAGTCGGCGTCGGCGATCCAGACGCGCTCGTTCTGCGTCCACTGCAGCACCGCGTTGCCGTCCATGTGGCGGTGGCCGCCGTTGGACAGCCCGTCCAGCAGCAGGAAGGCCCGCTGGGGGTCGAAGCTGTCGCGGAAGGCGATCTTGTCGCAGGCATGGTCCAGCGTCACACCGCTCTTCTCTCCGCCGGCGGACTTGTACCAGTGCTCGTCGAGCGGGATCGCGTCGAAGGCGGCGAGGTCCGTGGGCTCTTTGGCGGTGCCGCCGGGATCGTACTCCCACAGCGGCCGGGACTGGCGCACCTGGAGCTTCTTGTCCACGCACCAGCGGTACGTGCCGTCGCGGTAGAACCACTCGGCCATGCGCAGCACGGGCAGCTCGCTGAACCAGCAGACCCACGCGCCGGTGTCGCCGTAGGGCACCTGGTAGCCCAGGTTGTTCATGGTCAGGATGGCATAGTTGGCGATGGTGCGGGCGTTGCCGTTCTCGAAGACGGCAAAGTTCGGCCGGGTCAGGGCGTAGCGCATGACGTGGCTGTTGGTGAGCCACTGGTAGCCGTTGCAGTCCTCGTGGGCCTTGGCGGTCTTGGCGAGGTTGCCGAAGCAGTTCTCCCCGATCTGCAGCCATTGCCGGGCCTCAGCCGAGTCGTAGTACTTGCTGAAGTATTCGCCGGCCAGGAAGGTGGCCAGGGCGGCGAAGGTGCCGTGGTTGGAGACCGAGTGGCCGGCCTTCGCGCTGGCGGCAGCGCCACTGCCCTCGGGCAGCGCGGCCTCCCGGACGTACTCAAACAGAATCCGGCTGACCTCGAGGCGGTCCTGGTCGGTCAGGGCGGGGGATTGCTCTACGCTGGCCCACATGGGGATGACGCGATGGCCCATGAAGTCCGAGTCCATGCCCCACGGCCCGCCGAAGGTCGTCGGCTTGCCGTCGCGCCACTGCTTGGCCTTGCGGGCCAGCCACACGAACTGCCTGGCGTACTCGTCGCGCCCGGTGACGATGTACTGCTCACCGATCGAGGACATCGTGCCGAGCAGGCCGGTGTGCGCCCCGGCTTCCAGCGCCTTCTGGGCGCTCTCCTGCTGGGCGGCGACCCACTTGTCATCGAGTTGGGCGTCGAAGGCGCCGAAGCGGGCGCGGGCCTCAGGGGAGGGCTGAACCTCGAGCAGGCGGGGCAGGACCACCGAGTCATCGGGCCCCGCCGACTTGGCCGCCGCCACTGCCTTCAGGAAGGCCGCAACACCAGCCTTGCCCCCGGCCGCGTCCGTGGCGCCGATGATCACGGCATTGCGCTTGTTGCCCCAGGGGTCGCTGAGGGTCCGCAGCTCATAGCCGCCGGCGCCGGGGAAGTTGCCGTCCGCGGTCATCATGTAGTGCGAGTATGGGTAGAGCATCGCCCGATTGTTGCCGACATTGCCCAGGAGCACGACATGGGTGGCCGGGGGCTTGAGGGCTTCAGGCCCATCACCTGCGGCCACCGGTGGCTTCTGGCCGAGGGCCTTCTCCAGCCCGGCGGCCAGCTCCGCGGCGACGGCCTGCCAGGCGGGGTCTGACGGAGCGACGATCGCGATCTGCAGGGCGCCCTTTTCAAGCAGCGGAGTCTGGCGCTGCAGCGGGTGGGCCTCTTTGGTATCCACG
It encodes the following:
- a CDS encoding PQQ-binding-like beta-propeller repeat protein, translating into MRTLAIIAGLLALSLAGAQPQPQALSTCDALTGWAVGNAGKAPETKLEISQDARFIAEGKGALHASTVSPKDATGNSYLSVILTTAPVDMSGKALLFEAATTDPKITQALYVRGYDAKGNAVLSWLSWAGPLKGDKTTFELAPGVSLGPLQWEPGVIKSDDRRAIVKWEFYVGAHDPGVPFDLYLDNLRLVPSEVKSFVDTKEAHPLQRQTPLLEKGALQIAIVAPSDPAWQAVAAELAAGLEKALGQKPPVAAGDGPEALKPPATHVVLLGNVGNNRAMLYPYSHYMMTADGNFPGAGGYELRTLSDPWGNKRNAVIIGATDAAGGKAGVAAFLKAVAAAKSAGPDDSVVLPRLLEVQPSPEARARFGAFDAQLDDKWVAAQQESAQKALEAGAHTGLLGTMSSIGEQYIVTGRDEYARQFVWLARKAKQWRDGKPTTFGGPWGMDSDFMGHRVIPMWASVEQSPALTDQDRLEVSRILFEYVREAALPEGSGAAASAKAGHSVSNHGTFAALATFLAGEYFSKYYDSAEARQWLQIGENCFGNLAKTAKAHEDCNGYQWLTNSHVMRYALTRPNFAVFENGNARTIANYAILTMNNLGYQVPYGDTGAWVCWFSELPVLRMAEWFYRDGTYRWCVDKKLQVRQSRPLWEYDPGGTAKEPTDLAAFDAIPLDEHWYKSAGGEKSGVTLDHACDKIAFRDSFDPQRAFLLLDGLSNGGHRHMDGNAVLQWTQNERVWIADADYIKSLPKYHNGVLILKDGQSATIPDFVEVEHVTDLPSAAVSVTTYRNYAGVDWRRNIIWLKDRMFIVADQMVAKQAGDYSFRAIWQTVGNAKINGSAMDVEQGGQWARFATTADARVLLDDDALTGANWASYPYAGKPVVRVMQSVFNKSLQAGQTFNLFTVLQASGDKPSQLKIARVGDNLAVISGAGDPVMVGLPDKDGRIALLGQAQGTLGAALFTPEKGIAVGVRDAALFGGQGKFPEGADAEVNLANGEIVAKTPARTSPRTQQQVSRSTSPIQAPAEEIRGFMNMAVATATPTAPAGGAATQGPALQPLWSYAQKLTSYLLTNNPNAFEAVEAGLKLSCSPEPLPQNVFSGDKTNTLDNLVDGELLSTDGGVMWADDQPVTIDLALDNVYDLQRLVLKAWFATSSSKGKLFQLGKLQLVGSNDGFKADRRVLAELTDTADHANWGLPAHMPETYAFELSGKAKQLRLSLTPRSGTAIYVAELQLWGSRPGLEIDLAKKQAAGVPTHMFQALQTADLNGDGSNELLAGSSDGTVTCFTGEGKLLWKTDCGAPVNALAGVDFAGDGKRTVVAACMNSRLVALDGQGKQLWVFTPQFYKEAAHFRVVLPADLQGNGKQAVVAGADNWHYYAVDAAGKQIWRYESVHGSTAGAAADLDGDKKDEIIAGTEYYWWHVINPDGSRRFGYNTKGPTANAAAAGDVDGDGKQEVFFGGADTMVHALTEAGKLLWTFNTGDEVEAVQCADVNGDGKAEVLVGSLSFNLYCVDGTGKMLWRQDLGSPVKTLALAKAGGKLVVAAGCEDGSIRVQDAADGKPVAQYTAKAAVLKMVACQAQGRPALAVSTGDGNLVVLPLP